Proteins encoded within one genomic window of Flavobacterium gilvum:
- a CDS encoding SDR family NAD(P)-dependent oxidoreductase produces MKNTIDLKGKTVLVTGSSQGIGAGICSAMAACGANIVINYLKSKESAEALAASLQNDYKIKALTFRADVSVEEDVEKMFLFIDENMGSVDILVNNAGCETIDHAVSLDLKEWDRIFNVNLRGAFHCAQLAGQRMMEKNSGVIINISSIHDKVPRKGLVHYCSSKAAMNMMTKCLALELAEYNIRVMTVSPGAIETEMNREEINEFGREKFNTWIPAGKIGMVEDVAWTCAFLASEKAAYMTATEFYIDGGYKESTVQYDPRPKK; encoded by the coding sequence ATGAAAAATACTATTGACCTAAAAGGGAAAACGGTATTGGTAACAGGAAGCAGCCAAGGAATTGGAGCCGGAATTTGTTCGGCAATGGCAGCTTGCGGAGCTAATATTGTGATTAATTATTTAAAAAGTAAAGAAAGTGCCGAAGCTCTGGCGGCATCATTGCAAAATGACTATAAAATTAAGGCATTAACATTTCGTGCAGATGTTTCTGTAGAGGAAGATGTAGAGAAAATGTTTTTATTTATTGATGAAAATATGGGATCCGTAGATATTCTTGTCAATAATGCAGGATGTGAGACTATTGATCATGCTGTTTCTTTGGATTTAAAAGAATGGGATCGCATATTTAATGTCAACCTGAGGGGAGCTTTTCATTGTGCCCAACTCGCAGGACAGCGAATGATGGAAAAAAATAGTGGCGTAATTATCAATATTTCTTCCATACATGATAAAGTACCAAGAAAAGGATTAGTGCATTACTGTTCATCAAAAGCAGCAATGAATATGATGACAAAGTGTTTGGCGCTAGAATTGGCAGAATACAATATTAGGGTAATGACCGTTTCTCCAGGAGCAATAGAAACGGAGATGAACAGAGAAGAAATCAATGAATTTGGCCGAGAAAAGTTTAATACTTGGATTCCGGCTGGAAAAATAGGCATGGTAGAGGATGTTGCTTGGACATGTGCTTTTCTAGCCAGTGAAAAAGCCGCATATATGACCGCAACTGAATTTTATATCGACGGTGGTTACAAGGAAAGTACTGTTCAATACGATCCCCGCCCCAAAAAATAG
- a CDS encoding cupin domain-containing protein: protein MNKSAIETYYHDGDGYNPFFITNHWQVAQLNYLPELGMQAINKLEMHAATDEIFILIKGTAILILECKEEDELSFELTKMKVGVTYNIPLKVWHAIALDTDAEIIIVEKSNTHLEDVTYKNLSLAEQEKLNKAIRELL from the coding sequence ATGAACAAATCAGCAATTGAAACATATTATCACGATGGTGATGGATATAATCCTTTTTTTATAACCAATCATTGGCAGGTTGCCCAACTGAATTATTTACCGGAATTAGGAATGCAAGCAATTAATAAATTAGAAATGCATGCAGCTACCGACGAAATTTTTATTCTTATAAAGGGAACAGCAATACTTATTCTAGAGTGTAAGGAAGAAGATGAACTGAGTTTTGAATTAACAAAAATGAAGGTTGGGGTCACTTATAATATTCCTTTGAAAGTTTGGCATGCTATTGCTTTGGATACGGATGCTGAAATAATAATTGTAGAGAAAAGTAATACTCATTTAGAAGATGTTACCTATAAAAATCTTTCACTCGCAGAACAGGAAAAACTCAACAAAGCCATTCGAGAACTTCTGTAA
- a CDS encoding RraA family protein, whose amino-acid sequence MKWENDSELFELFKNELYTPVVGDILDDLGYYHQFLPQPIQPMRFEDKLVGRAMPVLMIDVFGPQKKPFGKLTEALDQLLPNEIYVATGGTMRCAYWGEILTATAKKRGAVGAVIDGFHRDTPMVLEQNWPVFSRGRFAQDSGVRTQVVDYRCNIEIGNVWITPGDLIFADMDGVLVIPKKVEEEVILKALEKVRGEKLVRKEIENGMSSTDAFCKYGIL is encoded by the coding sequence ATGAAATGGGAAAACGATTCGGAATTATTTGAATTATTTAAAAACGAATTATACACACCGGTGGTTGGGGATATCTTGGACGATTTAGGATATTATCATCAGTTTTTACCGCAACCAATACAGCCGATGCGTTTTGAAGATAAACTTGTAGGTCGTGCTATGCCAGTGCTTATGATTGATGTATTTGGTCCACAAAAAAAACCTTTTGGAAAGCTCACCGAAGCCTTAGATCAACTTTTGCCAAACGAAATATATGTAGCCACTGGAGGGACAATGCGCTGTGCGTACTGGGGAGAAATTCTTACGGCTACCGCCAAAAAAAGAGGAGCTGTAGGTGCTGTAATTGATGGTTTCCATAGAGATACACCGATGGTTTTGGAACAAAATTGGCCGGTATTCAGCAGAGGACGATTTGCTCAAGATTCAGGTGTGCGTACACAAGTTGTGGACTATCGATGTAATATCGAAATCGGAAACGTATGGATAACTCCCGGAGATTTGATTTTTGCAGACATGGACGGTGTTTTGGTTATTCCAAAAAAAGTTGAAGAAGAAGTGATATTAAAAGCACTAGAAAAAGTCAGAGGCGAAAAATTAGTTAGAAAAGAAATAGAAAATGGTATGTCGAGTACCGATGCATTTTGTAAATATGGCATTCTTTAA
- a CDS encoding mannonate dehydratase gives MKLGLGLYHHMLNKEHYAFAKQCGCTHVVIHLVDYFNKGNQGNKNDQPIGDGSGWGIAGKSKNLWEVDELLRIKKEINDAGLEWGAIENFDPADWHDILLDGPKKKQQIEEIKRLIRNVGKAGIPVIGYNFSLAGVCSRTTGPFARGGANSVGMDGVDERPIPNGMVWNMVYDENAPNGVIPNVSHEILWQRLEYFLNEIIPVAEEAGVVLAAHPDDPPMPVVRNTPRLVYQPSMYKKLLDINPSKNNALEFCLGSIAEMTEGDVYEATETYADTIAYIHFRNVKGKVPFYKEVFVDEGDIDMIKILRILKEKKFEGILIPDHTPQMTCEGSWYAGMAYALGYMKAAMKLI, from the coding sequence ATGAAACTAGGATTGGGACTATATCACCATATGCTCAATAAAGAGCATTATGCTTTTGCAAAGCAATGTGGTTGTACACATGTAGTAATACATCTTGTCGATTATTTTAATAAAGGAAACCAGGGGAATAAAAATGACCAACCAATAGGTGACGGAAGTGGTTGGGGCATTGCCGGAAAATCAAAAAATCTATGGGAAGTAGATGAATTGCTTCGAATAAAAAAAGAAATAAATGATGCGGGTCTGGAATGGGGAGCCATAGAAAACTTTGATCCCGCCGATTGGCATGACATCCTATTAGACGGCCCAAAAAAGAAACAACAAATAGAGGAAATTAAAAGGCTGATCCGTAATGTAGGAAAGGCTGGTATTCCCGTTATTGGATACAATTTTAGTTTAGCGGGTGTATGCAGTAGAACCACTGGCCCTTTTGCCAGAGGTGGTGCCAACTCTGTTGGGATGGACGGCGTAGATGAACGCCCTATTCCCAATGGAATGGTTTGGAATATGGTTTATGACGAAAACGCTCCAAACGGCGTAATTCCAAATGTCTCGCATGAAATATTATGGCAACGTTTAGAATATTTTCTTAACGAAATAATCCCCGTTGCAGAAGAAGCGGGCGTAGTTTTGGCAGCACATCCAGATGATCCACCTATGCCAGTAGTTAGAAACACTCCCCGATTGGTTTATCAGCCGAGTATGTACAAAAAATTATTGGATATTAATCCTAGCAAAAATAATGCATTAGAATTTTGTCTTGGTTCCATTGCCGAAATGACTGAGGGAGATGTCTATGAGGCAACCGAAACATACGCTGATACTATTGCGTATATTCATTTCAGAAATGTAAAAGGTAAAGTGCCATTTTATAAAGAAGTCTTTGTCGATGAGGGCGATATTGATATGATTAAGATTCTTCGCATTTTGAAAGAAAAAAAATTCGAAGGAATTCTTATCCCCGATCATACTCCACAAATGACTTGCGAGGGATCTTGGTATGCTGGAATGGCTTATGCTCTGGGATATATGAAAGCCGCAATGAAATTGATATAA
- a CDS encoding M16 family metallopeptidase has protein sequence MKQIIKVAFGLLLLIPATFFAQEIDYSKAIPFDPSIKTGKLKNGLTYYIKKNSKPENKVDLRLVVNAGSILENEDQRGLAHFMEHMNFNGTKHFPKNKLVDYLQGIGVKFGQHLNAYTSFDETVYFLPIPSDSPEKLENGFNIIEDWAFNANLTSDEIDKERGVVLEEYRLGLGAGKRMLDRYLPKMMYKSRYADRLPIGKKEVIENFKYDKLVSFYKDWYRPNLMSIIIVGDINVDEMEKKVIAHFSSYKNPKNEKLREIYDVPNHKETFVAVESDKEASNAQVQLIYKDYSSPKSKVTLKDFKDQLTEGLFTTMLNTRLNELTNSPTPPFTYGYSFHGKTLARTKEGYQSFAMSQEGKQLEALKVLVTENERVKKYGFSENELERAKHQFLSYYESYYNERDKTNSSNYVEELQSIFLENKPVPGIEWRYSRIKEILPSIDLNDVNLLIKNYIKDDNRVVILTGPEKDSLKKPSEEEVLNAMKVNIDEIKQYEDGTLAKSLLRNEVKPGSIVKRESNEKLGTKTLFLSNGAKVTYKKTDFKNDEIQFEAISLGGSNLYSNEEMKKVQFANAALTQAGFSGLKLNDINKFMTGKIANAYPYIGESTEGVRGRATPKDLEYLFQMTYAYFTDLNLDLEAFEGYKQKQSAFYKNMESQPNFYFQKELFGYLNKENPRFNGLIPTEKTWAETDYTLAYNKYKERFANASDFEFYFVGNIDDKIMEGYATKYIGSLPSTEKKEKAIDLGYRMLKGDLKKIVNKGADPKSTVVIMYYGDAVYTPKEALALQALGDILTIKLTEQLRENESGVYGVNASGRMSKIPNGSYNFSISFPCGSDNAEKLTASALNELQKIITNGPEAKDLTKFKEAELLDFKKQSKENEFWMTNFTKSFINGNSSEDVLKFEEKINALSAKEIQVVAKKYLTNDKVVGILMPEKL, from the coding sequence ATGAAACAAATTATTAAAGTAGCCTTTGGGTTATTGTTGTTGATTCCAGCAACTTTTTTTGCGCAGGAAATTGATTATTCGAAAGCTATCCCTTTTGATCCTAGCATAAAAACGGGAAAACTTAAAAACGGTTTAACTTATTACATCAAGAAAAACAGCAAACCAGAAAACAAAGTCGATTTACGACTGGTTGTCAATGCGGGATCAATTCTGGAAAATGAAGACCAACGTGGACTGGCTCACTTTATGGAGCACATGAACTTTAACGGAACTAAGCATTTCCCAAAAAACAAATTGGTCGATTATCTCCAGGGCATTGGTGTTAAGTTCGGTCAACATTTAAATGCTTATACCAGTTTTGACGAAACGGTTTACTTTTTGCCAATCCCGTCTGATAGCCCTGAAAAACTTGAAAATGGATTCAACATTATAGAAGATTGGGCTTTTAACGCTAATTTGACATCTGATGAAATCGATAAGGAAAGGGGAGTAGTCTTAGAAGAATACCGTTTGGGTTTGGGTGCAGGGAAAAGAATGCTTGATCGTTATCTGCCAAAAATGATGTATAAGTCTCGTTATGCAGACCGCTTGCCAATTGGTAAAAAAGAAGTTATAGAAAATTTTAAATACGACAAATTAGTTAGTTTTTATAAAGATTGGTATCGCCCCAATTTGATGAGTATTATCATTGTAGGGGATATTAACGTTGACGAAATGGAGAAGAAAGTGATTGCTCATTTTTCAAGCTATAAAAATCCTAAAAATGAAAAATTAAGAGAAATATATGACGTCCCTAATCACAAAGAAACTTTTGTTGCCGTTGAGAGTGACAAAGAAGCATCCAATGCTCAGGTACAATTAATTTATAAAGATTATAGTTCGCCTAAATCTAAAGTAACGCTTAAAGATTTTAAAGATCAACTGACAGAAGGTTTGTTTACTACGATGCTAAATACTCGTTTAAATGAGTTAACAAATTCTCCAACGCCGCCTTTTACTTACGGATATTCATTTCATGGAAAAACTTTGGCTAGAACAAAAGAGGGCTACCAATCTTTTGCTATGTCACAGGAGGGAAAACAATTGGAAGCATTGAAAGTTCTTGTAACCGAAAATGAACGAGTAAAGAAATATGGTTTTTCAGAAAATGAATTAGAGCGTGCAAAACATCAATTTTTGTCATACTATGAATCGTATTACAATGAAAGGGACAAAACCAATTCTTCAAATTATGTAGAAGAATTGCAATCAATTTTTCTTGAAAACAAACCGGTACCAGGGATTGAATGGAGATATAGCAGAATAAAAGAAATATTGCCCAGCATTGATTTGAACGATGTAAACTTACTTATTAAGAATTATATAAAAGACGATAACAGAGTTGTTATTTTGACTGGACCGGAAAAAGACAGTCTTAAAAAACCTTCGGAGGAAGAGGTTCTTAATGCAATGAAAGTAAATATTGATGAGATTAAACAATACGAGGATGGAACTCTTGCCAAAAGTTTACTGAGAAACGAAGTAAAACCGGGGAGTATTGTTAAGCGTGAAAGTAATGAAAAATTGGGAACCAAAACGTTATTCTTGTCAAATGGGGCTAAAGTAACTTATAAAAAAACAGATTTCAAAAATGATGAGATACAGTTTGAAGCCATAAGTTTAGGAGGAAGTAATTTATATTCAAATGAAGAAATGAAAAAAGTCCAGTTCGCCAATGCAGCTTTGACTCAAGCTGGTTTCTCAGGTTTAAAGCTGAATGACATCAACAAATTTATGACAGGGAAAATCGCCAACGCTTATCCATATATAGGAGAAAGTACTGAAGGTGTGAGAGGTCGTGCTACGCCAAAAGATTTGGAGTATTTATTTCAAATGACGTATGCTTATTTTACAGATTTAAATTTGGATTTAGAGGCATTTGAAGGTTACAAACAAAAACAATCTGCCTTTTATAAAAACATGGAATCTCAGCCAAATTTTTATTTCCAAAAAGAGCTATTTGGCTATTTAAATAAGGAAAACCCAAGATTCAACGGACTTATTCCAACAGAAAAAACATGGGCTGAAACTGATTATACATTGGCATACAACAAATACAAAGAGCGTTTTGCAAATGCCAGTGATTTCGAATTTTATTTTGTTGGAAATATTGATGATAAAATAATGGAAGGTTATGCAACTAAATATATTGGGTCATTGCCTTCAACGGAAAAGAAAGAAAAAGCAATCGATTTAGGTTATAGAATGTTGAAGGGAGATCTAAAAAAAATAGTTAATAAAGGGGCAGATCCCAAAAGCACTGTTGTAATAATGTATTATGGAGATGCTGTTTACACACCAAAAGAAGCCTTAGCTTTGCAGGCACTTGGTGATATTCTTACTATCAAATTAACCGAGCAATTGCGAGAAAATGAAAGTGGTGTATATGGCGTTAATGCATCAGGAAGAATGAGTAAAATACCAAATGGATCTTATAATTTTTCCATTTCATTTCCTTGTGGTTCTGACAATGCAGAAAAACTAACTGCATCCGCCCTAAACGAACTACAAAAAATTATTACTAATGGTCCCGAAGCAAAAGATTTGACAAAATTTAAAGAAGCTGAATTGTTAGATTTCAAGAAACAAAGCAAAGAAAATGAATTTTGGATGACCAACTTTACAAAATCATTTATTAACGGAAATTCCTCTGAAGATGTTTTAAAATTTGAGGAAAAAATAAATGCTTTATCTGCAAAAGAAATTCAGGTAGTTGCCAAAAAGTATTTGACAAATGACAAAGTTGTTGGAATTTTGATGCCTGAAAAATTATAG
- the lepB gene encoding signal peptidase I, whose translation MIKKQQIKLLVILLVIFLLVLGLVWLGIVIMLFVLIYSVTLYFMPLIRYDFLRKTTKGIFLFVFLLSMVISIKLLVFDIYRIPSSSMENMLYPGDVIVVNKLKYGPKLPSSPFEIPWVNLAFYMNKIARSRIKETWWDYKRLEGITKVKQGDVFVFSLDQSRDFFVVKRCVGLPGDVLSIRDGEIYNNNKLFTAPGTVKNNYQFRIKDRKKLYKLTDSLAINGGITQDYKSGNLGIATFSKDEFGLLEKANCIDSIKKNRDSLDIPNEELIKTVHSKWTLSNMGPIVIPKKDMQITLNPDTFMLYEKVMRLFEKSIIVEKNGTYFINGKSATTYRFKLNYYFMMGDNRRGTIDSRFWGFLPETNIVGKVQCILFSNINDEFQWSRLFKLI comes from the coding sequence ATGATAAAAAAACAACAAATAAAATTATTGGTCATCCTATTAGTAATATTTTTGCTAGTACTAGGTTTGGTTTGGCTAGGCATTGTCATTATGCTATTTGTGTTGATTTACAGTGTCACATTGTACTTTATGCCTTTAATTCGATATGACTTTTTAAGAAAAACTACAAAGGGAATTTTTTTATTTGTATTTCTTTTATCAATGGTCATCAGTATAAAACTCTTGGTTTTTGATATATATAGAATACCAAGTTCCTCTATGGAAAACATGTTGTACCCTGGGGATGTTATTGTCGTAAATAAATTAAAATATGGCCCCAAACTGCCTAGTTCCCCTTTTGAAATTCCTTGGGTAAACTTAGCTTTTTACATGAATAAAATAGCAAGATCAAGAATAAAAGAAACGTGGTGGGATTATAAGAGGCTGGAAGGTATTACAAAAGTTAAGCAAGGGGATGTTTTTGTGTTTTCGTTAGACCAGTCACGGGATTTTTTTGTGGTAAAACGCTGCGTTGGGCTTCCTGGAGATGTACTTAGTATAAGAGATGGCGAAATATACAACAACAATAAATTATTTACAGCACCGGGTACTGTTAAAAACAATTATCAATTTAGGATAAAGGATCGAAAAAAACTGTATAAACTGACAGATTCTTTGGCTATTAACGGTGGAATAACACAAGATTACAAATCAGGTAATTTAGGTATTGCCACTTTTTCAAAAGATGAATTTGGCTTGCTCGAGAAAGCAAACTGTATCGATTCGATAAAAAAAAACAGGGATAGTCTTGATATTCCTAACGAAGAATTAATAAAAACGGTGCACAGTAAGTGGACTCTGAGTAATATGGGACCTATTGTCATACCCAAAAAGGATATGCAGATAACATTAAATCCAGATACTTTTATGTTGTACGAAAAAGTAATGCGTTTATTTGAAAAAAGCATCATCGTAGAAAAAAACGGGACTTATTTTATAAATGGAAAAAGCGCCACTACTTACAGATTCAAACTGAATTATTATTTTATGATGGGGGATAACAGAAGAGGAACTATAGATTCTAGATTTTGGGGATTTCTTCCGGAAACCAATATTGTGGGTAAAGTGCAATGTATCTTATTTTCTAATATAAATGATGAATTTCAATGGAGTAGACTGTTTAAACTAATATAA
- a CDS encoding O-antigen ligase family protein: MLKTEVILINFSKVGLLVLLVMLFLLLPQISISGYVQGTITSKCIYFLYTCSALLAFYILYVVCGKMVFFSFSKLDVSLFLLVGYIILNRYVIQTYFGFSIRYLELVGLSFLYVILRNISLANSLWLLLTIVISGIFQAVYGNLQLLGYCISNHSGFKMTGSFFNPGPYAGFLVSVWSVALGMYLFKIKIISQLQSQTKNDSFLFNEFIKKAFEYIPLLGLISIAIVLPATQSRAAWIAAIASSVILMELRYRFLSNLFRKATIKFQKTAIVLFSVGILSTGLFSIYHYKKSSSDGRIFIWKVTTEMIADTPVFGVGFDRFKTHYMNYQANYFEKNRETRETMVADNTYYAFNEFLQFIVENGLIGFMFLMVTAFILFKVKAKEDYKYLSLVAKTGLFGIAVFACFSYPMQILPIKLVLVFLVSTLSNIDGDTYQLKYNQSKERSWAFKTVILVLGAICIYQTNLYASNLNKGFIVWENALNSHQYGDYNEAISAYKSVYTVFNRDGDFLMNYGKTLAIVGEYHKAIEVLKQAKCFLNTSVIETSLGDSYKAIKQYNKAEAAYQNAINMIPSHFYPNYLLAKFYDDSGQEQKAVVLAQKILSKKIKIPSTAIDEIHEEMREILVKNKKPLGFKN, from the coding sequence ATGTTAAAAACAGAGGTCATATTAATAAATTTTTCAAAGGTTGGTTTACTAGTATTATTAGTTATGCTTTTTTTGCTCTTACCCCAGATTAGTATATCAGGATATGTCCAAGGAACAATCACTAGTAAGTGTATTTATTTTCTTTACACTTGTTCTGCGCTGTTAGCCTTTTATATTCTCTATGTTGTCTGTGGAAAAATGGTATTCTTTTCTTTTTCAAAATTAGATGTTTCCCTTTTTCTATTGGTCGGTTATATTATTTTAAATAGATATGTCATTCAAACTTATTTTGGATTTTCTATTCGATATTTGGAATTGGTTGGGTTAAGTTTTTTGTATGTTATTTTGAGAAATATTTCTCTTGCAAACAGCCTTTGGTTGCTATTGACTATTGTTATTTCCGGAATTTTTCAAGCAGTCTATGGTAATCTCCAATTATTGGGTTATTGCATCTCCAATCATTCAGGATTCAAAATGACGGGAAGCTTCTTTAACCCCGGACCTTATGCGGGTTTTTTAGTCAGTGTTTGGTCTGTCGCTTTAGGAATGTATCTTTTTAAAATCAAAATAATATCACAATTACAATCACAAACAAAAAATGACTCCTTTTTGTTCAACGAGTTCATAAAAAAGGCTTTTGAATATATTCCCTTGCTAGGACTTATCAGTATTGCGATAGTACTTCCTGCCACCCAATCTAGGGCAGCATGGATTGCGGCTATAGCAAGTAGTGTAATTTTAATGGAGTTAAGATACCGTTTTCTAAGTAATTTGTTTAGGAAAGCAACTATAAAATTTCAAAAGACAGCTATAGTTTTATTCTCAGTCGGAATTTTAAGTACAGGACTTTTTAGCATCTATCATTATAAAAAATCATCCTCAGACGGGCGTATTTTTATTTGGAAAGTAACTACCGAAATGATAGCAGACACTCCTGTTTTTGGTGTTGGATTTGACAGATTCAAAACCCATTACATGAATTACCAAGCAAATTATTTTGAAAAGAATAGAGAAACCCGTGAAACCATGGTCGCTGATAATACCTACTATGCTTTTAATGAATTTTTACAGTTTATTGTAGAAAATGGACTGATAGGGTTCATGTTTCTTATGGTTACTGCCTTCATTTTGTTTAAAGTAAAAGCAAAAGAAGATTATAAATATCTCTCTCTTGTAGCAAAAACAGGGCTTTTTGGGATTGCTGTTTTTGCCTGTTTTTCCTATCCCATGCAAATTCTTCCCATAAAATTAGTACTGGTTTTTTTAGTATCAACGCTGTCAAATATTGATGGAGATACCTACCAACTTAAATACAATCAAAGCAAGGAGAGATCATGGGCATTTAAAACAGTTATTTTGGTGTTAGGTGCCATTTGTATTTATCAAACCAATTTGTATGCAAGTAATCTCAATAAGGGATTCATAGTATGGGAAAATGCACTAAATAGCCATCAATATGGAGATTATAATGAGGCAATTTCAGCTTACAAATCAGTATATACCGTTTTTAATAGAGATGGTGATTTTTTAATGAATTATGGCAAAACTCTTGCTATAGTAGGAGAATATCATAAAGCAATTGAAGTTTTAAAACAGGCTAAGTGCTTCTTAAATACTTCAGTTATAGAAACTTCATTAGGTGATAGTTATAAAGCCATAAAACAATATAACAAGGCAGAAGCTGCCTACCAAAATGCTATTAATATGATTCCTAGCCATTTTTATCCCAATTATTTATTGGCAAAATTTTACGATGATTCCGGACAAGAGCAGAAGGCTGTTGTATTAGCACAAAAAATATTGAGTAAAAAGATAAAAATTCCCTCTACAGCCATTGATGAAATACATGAAGAAATGAGGGAAATACTTGTAAAAAACAAAAAACCTCTGGGTTTTAAAAATTAA
- the istB gene encoding IS21-like element helper ATPase IstB: MNESTVTKMRQMKLYGMFNAFKTAIESGRTDHYTLDQFVSMIIDAEWDERHNRRIERSIKNAKFHYKSNIENVNFDVSRNLDRNTVLRLAECEFVEKNENILITGSTGVGKSYLGTALGYQACIHGYKVSYFNTSKLFAKLKMAKADGSYLRELAKIERQDVIILDDFGLQALDSQNRITLLEIIEDRHNNGSIIVTSQIPVQGWYDIIGEKTIADAILDRLIHQAHRLELHGESMRKKRGINKE; the protein is encoded by the coding sequence ATGAATGAATCCACAGTAACAAAAATGAGACAAATGAAACTTTACGGAATGTTTAATGCTTTTAAAACAGCGATTGAAAGCGGAAGAACAGACCACTACACACTCGATCAATTTGTATCGATGATTATTGATGCTGAATGGGACGAAAGGCACAATCGTCGTATAGAACGCAGTATAAAGAATGCTAAATTCCATTACAAATCAAATATTGAAAATGTCAATTTTGATGTATCCCGCAATCTTGACCGGAATACAGTTCTTCGTCTGGCAGAATGCGAATTTGTTGAAAAAAATGAAAACATCTTAATCACAGGAAGTACAGGTGTAGGCAAAAGTTATTTAGGTACCGCATTGGGTTACCAAGCCTGTATTCATGGCTATAAAGTAAGCTATTTTAATACTTCGAAGCTGTTTGCTAAATTAAAAATGGCCAAAGCAGATGGTTCTTACCTAAGAGAACTTGCCAAAATTGAAAGGCAAGACGTTATCATACTTGACGATTTTGGACTCCAGGCATTAGATAGTCAAAACCGAATTACACTTTTGGAGATTATTGAAGACAGGCATAATAACGGTTCTATAATTGTTACATCGCAAATTCCTGTACAAGGTTGGTATGATATAATTGGCGAAAAAACTATAGCTGACGCAATTTTGGATAGACTTATACATCAAGCCCACAGACTCGAATTGCATGGGGAATCTATGAGAAAGAAAAGAGGAATAAACAAGGAATAA